The Arachidicoccus terrestris genome includes the window TTGCAAAACCAGCGAATCCGTTGGCCAGACGTAGTCGTTTTTCTCTTCCTGTGCATATGTCCTGAGCAGTGTTGCACAGAACAGCAATAACAATAACGCCACACGGCAGACTGGTTTAACGATTCCTCTTGCTATTAGTCTTCGCTGTAGGTTCATATTCTTTGTTCGGTTTAGATCTGTTATGGGTTTTAGCTGGCACATTCGCTAAAATAAGCAATCTAATGCAAATCGTAAAAATATCCTTGCAGCTGGCTTCCCGGCACCTGCACCCTAAAAATAACAAGAGCAGCCAAATCTATGCGGTTGCACGATTTGACTGCCCTGTTATTTCTCTACCACTACCGTTCGGGATACCTTCTAATTCGTGTAACCCGGATTCTGACCCAGCAATGGATTCTTATTGATCTCATCTCTGGAGAAAGGACGGAAATACATCTTATTCAACCAGGTTCTGTTTTCATGTGCATTATCAACGACGGGCGTATACGTATAGTCATAGATCGTCTCATCATGATGATAAGGCTCCTTCATCGTCTTTCCTGACTTAAATTTACCCGTTACCTTAATAAAAGTAATCTTCCGGCCCAGGGTTGTTGGCGCAATCATCCATCTTCTGGCGTCATGATAGCGATGCTCTTCGTAGGCCAGCTCAATACGTCGTTCATTACGGTATTCATCCATGAGCGCGGCACCTGTAGCCGTAATAGCTGGCATTCCGGCGCGATAACGAATCTTGTTCAGCCAGGTTTTAGCTTTATCCTCCTCGCCTGTCTCCAGGCAGGCTTCCACATAATTGAGCACAGCTTCTGTATATCTGAAAAATGGCCAGGGAACAAACTGTTTGTCATTTGCATCAATCTGATTCGGATCCGGGTCAATGAACTTACGCATATAATAACCGGTGCGGGATCCGTTCCAGTCTTCAATGGAGCTACCCCTGGTATCCAGCCCAGCGAAAGCGATCTTAACGCCTTTTGAATTCAGCAGATCATAACTACCTGTCTGGATCTGGTTAGCGGGGTCAACATCCCCAGAAATTTTATTACGGGGCTTCCAGTCAGCACCATCAAACAGAATGGTGGCATATAAACGGGGGTCCCTGTTTTTATAAGGGTGGGCTTTCTCTTCGCCAGTCCATTGAAATTTGCTGCCGTCAGCCATTTCATAATCATCAACCAACAGACCGATCGGCGTATTGCCTGACCAGTTATGATACCCGTTGGGACCATTATATTTCCCTATATACTCACCGCCTTCATCCTTGGCAGGCACAAAATAGCGCGCAAACAACAACTCTGATTCTGCAGATGCATCTACGCCCGGCGCTTTGCTACCCCCTCCCATAGAGATTGAAATATAATTGGCAGTACCATCTTTAGCGGTTTCTGGCTTTGTAAGATTTAGCTTATACCCCCCTCCACCTTTGGTAATCACTTCTAAGGCAGCGGCCTTGGCCTTCTCCCAGCGCTCCTGTTGGGAGCCGCTGGTATACGCAAGCTGATCAATTTTATAATTAGGGTCATTGTCGGCAAAATCAGACAATTTCTCCAGATTGGCAGCTACATGCAGATCGCTGGCCGCATAGAGCAATATCCTGGACTTGAGCGCCAGTGCAGCAATATTGGTCGCCTGGCCCTTGGACATGGTTTTCCCTTCCAGCAAAGCAGCAGCACTGTCGCAGTCTTTGACAATAAAATCCACACAATCCGCAAAACTGCTTCTGGCGATGGCGAAACTGTCATTGAGCTCATAATGCTTTGTAATAATAGGCACCCCGCCATAATAGCGAACCAGTTGGTGATAAAAATAAGCTCTCAGGAAATAGGCCTGCCCGCGCAGCATGGCATTTGTATTCTCGTCTGTTATCTCGTTGGTTGCACTGGTCAGATTTTCAATAGTCAGATTGCAGGCGCGGATGCGCTGATACATGGATGCATAGGCATAAGTACCCGATACCCAACCTAAATTAGTCGGACTTAAGCTTCCCTCATTAATGGTATTGATATTGCGTCCCGTATGCGTAAATACCGCTTCATCTGAGAGCGAAGCCAGCATCTGCTCATCAAAGCCGCCCTGGCCCAGGCCGTTATAGATCTCGGTAACAAAAGCGGAAGCCAGTGCCGGATCCTTCCAAATCTGATCGGATGGGATCGCATCGAGTGGTTCCTGATTCAGAAAATCCTTGCTGCAGCTGACCGTGCAGATCAGGCCGGTCGCTATGAGCAGGTGTAGTATATATTTCATTGAATTTTTCATAATGTTTATTTTTTGCGTTCCGCCGTTCTTGATGGGAACAACTGTGGGTTAAAACTGCACACTTAATCCAAAATTGATGATTTTGGCCTGCGGATAATACTGTCCGTTAGAGGAAGTAGATTCCGGATCCCAGATCTTGATCTTATCCCAGGTAATTAAGTTAAGCCCGTTGACAAAAAACCGCAACCTTGAAATCCCGGCTTTCTCTAATAGATCAGCAGGCAATGTATAGCCGAGTTCCAGGTTTTTCAGGCGAACATAGTTATTGTTGCGCAGCCAATAAGTATTGTTACCAGCTACTGCCATATCGGTATAATAGGTATTATTACGATTGGCCAGCCTTGGATACTCTGAACTATGGTTATCTACTGTCCAGCGATGGTCATAGGCGTATTTGGTGAAGTTACCGATATCACCGGATTCCGTCAGCCCGATATACTGTAGTCCGCCGAAGGCGCCCTGAAACAAAACGGACAGATCAAAGCCCTTA containing:
- a CDS encoding RagB/SusD family nutrient uptake outer membrane protein — its product is MKNSMKYILHLLIATGLICTVSCSKDFLNQEPLDAIPSDQIWKDPALASAFVTEIYNGLGQGGFDEQMLASLSDEAVFTHTGRNINTINEGSLSPTNLGWVSGTYAYASMYQRIRACNLTIENLTSATNEITDENTNAMLRGQAYFLRAYFYHQLVRYYGGVPIITKHYELNDSFAIARSSFADCVDFIVKDCDSAAALLEGKTMSKGQATNIAALALKSRILLYAASDLHVAANLEKLSDFADNDPNYKIDQLAYTSGSQQERWEKAKAAALEVITKGGGGYKLNLTKPETAKDGTANYISISMGGGSKAPGVDASAESELLFARYFVPAKDEGGEYIGKYNGPNGYHNWSGNTPIGLLVDDYEMADGSKFQWTGEEKAHPYKNRDPRLYATILFDGADWKPRNKISGDVDPANQIQTGSYDLLNSKGVKIAFAGLDTRGSSIEDWNGSRTGYYMRKFIDPDPNQIDANDKQFVPWPFFRYTEAVLNYVEACLETGEEDKAKTWLNKIRYRAGMPAITATGAALMDEYRNERRIELAYEEHRYHDARRWMIAPTTLGRKITFIKVTGKFKSGKTMKEPYHHDETIYDYTYTPVVDNAHENRTWLNKMYFRPFSRDEINKNPLLGQNPGYTN